The following are encoded in a window of Paenibacillus polymyxa genomic DNA:
- a CDS encoding ABC transporter substrate-binding protein, with translation MRFFRLKSTLTLLILTAMVVAAGCSNNTAAEKPSNGSDGAAATSPVKLTWWHSMSGNGEKAIKQIAADFNASHKDIQVEPVYQGKYDDSLNKLKASLGSNSGPDIIQVYEIGSKFMIDSKMITPVQQFIDADKFDLSQLEPNITRYYTIDGKLNAMPFNTSNPILYYNKDAFKAAGLDPANPPKTYDEFEKAAKALSKDGKSGASIAIYGWFMEQLFANQNADYVNNGNGRDQAATESMLNSDAGVKTLTWWKKMIDEKVVSNLGRNSDDTAKAFSAGQIAMTLDSTASLRNIVEQVGDKFEVGTGFLPRANEAKEGGVVVGGASLYIMNNKPEAQQKAAWEFIKFVASPAVQAQWSVNTGYFPITKAAYDEKVLKDNMVKYPQFQTAVDQLHASAQSTATQGAVMGVFPEARQIVEGAIEAVLSSQQQPKQALDQAAQEITGKIAQYNQTVKK, from the coding sequence ATGAGATTTTTTCGTCTGAAAAGTACATTGACCCTGCTTATTCTGACTGCCATGGTGGTTGCAGCAGGTTGTAGCAATAATACTGCTGCAGAGAAGCCGAGTAATGGTAGTGATGGGGCAGCAGCGACTTCTCCAGTGAAGCTGACTTGGTGGCATTCGATGTCCGGTAACGGTGAAAAAGCAATCAAGCAGATCGCTGCTGACTTTAACGCCAGTCATAAGGACATTCAGGTAGAGCCAGTATATCAAGGCAAATATGATGACAGCTTGAACAAGCTGAAGGCATCACTTGGTTCCAACAGCGGCCCGGACATCATTCAAGTATACGAAATCGGTAGTAAATTCATGATCGACTCCAAAATGATCACACCTGTACAACAATTTATTGATGCAGACAAGTTCGATCTGTCGCAGTTAGAGCCAAATATTACACGTTACTACACGATTGATGGTAAATTAAACGCTATGCCGTTCAATACGTCAAACCCGATACTATACTATAACAAGGATGCATTCAAAGCCGCAGGACTTGACCCAGCTAATCCTCCGAAAACGTATGATGAGTTCGAAAAGGCTGCAAAAGCCTTGAGCAAGGATGGTAAATCCGGTGCTTCCATTGCCATCTACGGCTGGTTTATGGAGCAACTGTTTGCCAATCAGAACGCGGATTATGTGAATAATGGCAATGGTCGTGACCAAGCGGCAACGGAATCCATGCTGAATTCGGATGCCGGTGTAAAAACGCTGACGTGGTGGAAGAAAATGATCGATGAAAAGGTTGTATCCAATCTGGGACGTAACTCAGACGATACGGCAAAGGCTTTTTCCGCAGGACAAATTGCGATGACGCTGGATTCCACCGCTTCGCTGCGTAATATTGTGGAGCAGGTTGGCGATAAATTTGAAGTAGGCACAGGATTCCTGCCAAGAGCCAATGAAGCTAAAGAAGGCGGCGTGGTTGTAGGCGGCGCGAGTTTGTACATTATGAACAACAAGCCTGAAGCCCAACAGAAGGCAGCATGGGAGTTCATTAAATTCGTCGCTTCCCCAGCTGTACAGGCACAATGGAGTGTAAATACCGGGTACTTCCCGATCACGAAAGCAGCCTATGACGAGAAGGTACTCAAAGACAATATGGTAAAATATCCGCAATTCCAGACGGCGGTTGACCAATTGCACGCATCGGCACAATCCACCGCTACACAGGGCGCAGTGATGGGCGTATTCCCAGAAGCGCGCCAAATCGTCGAGGGTGCAATCGAGGCCGTTCTGAGTAGCCAGCAACAGCCAAAACAGGCATTGGATCAAGCTGCACAAGAAATTACAGGTAAAATTGCGCAATACAATCAAACGGTGAAAAAATAG
- a CDS encoding TetR/AcrR family transcriptional regulator: MKQQTKEIIFNGALKAFSERGFNETNMEEIAKVCGIAKGTLYYNFKNKQELYIYILKMGMERFVQDIHEAMAQVPMDQVELRVRKLIQVHIEFIGREPDFCRLLVSKGWVSQEQHFNIRQVLADYFDFMEAEIDSGKLYGKISSKLDAKTTANCLFGIYIFAPMRSMVWGETMNLQEVRESIEVFVCNALGMQH, translated from the coding sequence ATGAAACAGCAAACGAAGGAAATTATTTTTAACGGCGCACTTAAAGCTTTTTCCGAACGAGGATTTAACGAAACAAACATGGAAGAAATTGCTAAGGTTTGTGGCATAGCCAAAGGAACCCTGTACTACAATTTTAAAAACAAGCAAGAATTGTACATTTACATTTTGAAGATGGGAATGGAGCGATTTGTGCAGGATATCCATGAAGCGATGGCTCAGGTTCCTATGGATCAGGTAGAATTGAGGGTTCGCAAGCTGATCCAAGTACATATTGAGTTCATTGGGAGAGAGCCGGATTTTTGTCGTTTACTGGTTAGCAAGGGATGGGTCTCACAGGAACAGCATTTTAATATTAGGCAGGTGCTGGCAGACTATTTTGATTTTATGGAGGCGGAGATCGATTCCGGTAAGTTATATGGGAAAATTTCAAGTAAGCTGGATGCCAAAACAACAGCCAATTGCTTATTTGGGATTTACATTTTCGCTCCGATGCGGTCCATGGTTTGGGGCGAAACGATGAATCTGCAAGAGGTTCGAGAAAGTATTGAAGTATTTGTGTGTAATGCATTGGGCATGCAACATTAA
- a CDS encoding ABC transporter permease translates to MQDSQERLRIRDVFREEWLSIFRDRRFMAILLITPIVYTILFGFLYSHQRITEMPVTVYDGDNSQLSRQIIQAFDSTDSFAVTRQATNQEDAVRQVETGEAKVGIVIPDNFTTRLKHGENPPVLTLIDGSNMMYSNSASRIANQVISSVSAGVSVNSMKQKGMNADQAASTLTTIPFRSRVLFNPVYDYKLFMPLGVISAALQQCLLLGIALSCTRDKEAGTWGRFGAWRNTPWRLAIAKLAPYYAAGAFNVLTVFSISALCFEIPFRGQVLPLILVSLVFNFALCGLGFLFSLFSKTRVDATQTLMLIAVPSFMLSGYTWPLEAMPGFLRGLAEILPLTYYLDAVRNITLKGLDITYIFKDMIALGVIGCVSLLVSFVIYPLFFRQHQTTGQHADVPVQEGFTLKG, encoded by the coding sequence ATGCAGGATTCACAGGAAAGACTTCGTATCCGCGATGTGTTTCGCGAGGAATGGCTGAGCATCTTCCGGGACCGCCGCTTTATGGCTATTCTGCTGATTACGCCGATTGTGTATACGATACTATTCGGCTTCCTATATTCACATCAGCGGATTACCGAAATGCCTGTCACAGTGTACGATGGAGATAATTCACAGCTCAGTCGCCAGATCATTCAGGCGTTCGATTCGACCGACTCATTTGCCGTTACACGGCAAGCGACCAATCAGGAAGATGCTGTCCGTCAGGTAGAGACCGGGGAAGCTAAGGTCGGAATTGTCATTCCCGACAACTTTACGACTCGGCTTAAGCATGGGGAGAATCCACCCGTGCTCACGCTGATTGACGGCAGTAATATGATGTATTCCAATAGTGCCAGTCGGATTGCGAATCAGGTCATTAGCAGCGTGAGCGCTGGAGTATCGGTCAATTCCATGAAACAAAAGGGAATGAACGCCGATCAGGCCGCGTCGACGCTGACTACCATCCCGTTCCGATCCAGAGTGCTATTTAACCCGGTATATGATTATAAGCTTTTCATGCCACTAGGGGTTATCTCTGCGGCTCTCCAGCAGTGTTTGCTGCTTGGTATCGCGTTGTCCTGCACGCGTGATAAGGAAGCAGGGACTTGGGGAAGATTTGGTGCATGGAGAAATACCCCTTGGCGTTTGGCTATTGCCAAACTGGCACCGTATTATGCAGCGGGAGCTTTCAATGTGCTGACTGTATTCAGTATCAGTGCTTTATGCTTTGAAATTCCGTTCAGGGGACAGGTACTGCCGTTAATTTTGGTGTCGCTGGTCTTTAACTTTGCCTTGTGCGGATTAGGCTTCCTGTTCAGTCTCTTTTCCAAGACCAGAGTGGATGCGACCCAAACGCTGATGCTGATTGCTGTTCCTTCCTTTATGCTGTCAGGTTATACGTGGCCATTAGAGGCAATGCCCGGCTTCTTGCGGGGGCTTGCTGAAATATTGCCACTGACGTATTACCTGGATGCTGTACGGAACATCACGCTCAAAGGACTGGATATCACCTACATCTTTAAAGATATGATCGCTCTAGGCGTCATTGGTTGTGTGAGTCTGCTGGTGTCCTTTGTGATCTATCCGTTATTCTTTAGACAGCACCAGACGACAGGGCAGCATGCCGATGTGCCCGTTCAAGAAGGATTCACGCTAAAAGGCTGA
- a CDS encoding PH domain-containing protein produces MQTNEKELQAISLTLEAGEHIRSCMGCTYDLQQSSQKISHHGMLAVTSQRIIFYSCTMGTPWVKFINYHHISLAKLDKGLSDSRGNITLINQGVNEVFTHLSSGDCIERFIAVLEQEAGISCEN; encoded by the coding sequence ATGCAAACAAATGAAAAAGAGTTGCAAGCTATTAGTCTAACGTTAGAAGCGGGCGAACACATCCGATCATGTATGGGGTGTACGTATGATTTGCAACAGAGCTCCCAGAAGATATCGCATCATGGAATGCTGGCAGTGACATCCCAACGAATCATCTTTTATTCCTGCACTATGGGTACTCCTTGGGTCAAGTTCATCAATTATCACCATATTTCACTGGCTAAGCTGGATAAGGGTTTGTCGGATTCTAGGGGGAACATCACGCTGATCAATCAGGGTGTGAACGAGGTGTTCACCCACCTGTCGAGTGGAGATTGTATAGAAAGGTTTATAGCTGTACTAGAGCAAGAAGCAGGTATCTCTTGTGAGAACTAA
- a CDS encoding quaternary amine ABC transporter ATP-binding protein, which translates to MTILEVKNVSKLFGPHAEQGVPLLEQGWGKEKLAKEKQITVGVNKANMEIKQGEIFVIMGLSGSGKSTLVRMLNRLIEPTSGEILVHGKDLRKMNKEQLREVRRKTISMVFQKFALFPHRTVLENVEYGLEIQKVEKAQRQEKAQQALELVGLKNWGDKMPDELSGGMQQRVGLARALANDPEVLLMDEAFSALDPLIRRDMQDELLELQDKMKKTIVFITHDLDEALRIGDRIALMRDGAVVQIGTPEEIMIQPANSYVARFVEDVDLSKVLTAAHVMLRPETITMDRGPRVALELMRERGISNLFVIDRTKKLLGVINAEDAVHALRNNLKIEDILITDGPQVAAETVINDLFEITSSSKVPLAVVDDKQKLLGVIVRGALLGALGGDVTTTKEVNAHDTETANR; encoded by the coding sequence ATGACGATTTTGGAAGTCAAAAATGTCAGCAAACTCTTTGGTCCTCACGCAGAGCAAGGTGTTCCGCTCCTGGAGCAAGGCTGGGGCAAGGAAAAGTTGGCCAAAGAAAAACAGATTACTGTTGGCGTCAATAAGGCCAACATGGAAATTAAGCAAGGTGAAATTTTCGTAATTATGGGGCTATCGGGCAGTGGCAAGTCCACTTTGGTGCGAATGCTAAATCGCTTGATTGAGCCTACCTCCGGTGAAATTCTGGTCCACGGCAAAGATCTCCGTAAGATGAACAAAGAACAACTTCGCGAGGTTCGTCGTAAAACCATCAGCATGGTTTTTCAAAAATTCGCCCTGTTCCCACATCGGACTGTATTAGAAAATGTAGAATATGGTCTTGAAATTCAAAAGGTAGAAAAAGCACAGCGTCAGGAAAAGGCGCAACAAGCGCTGGAACTGGTTGGTCTTAAAAACTGGGGCGATAAAATGCCCGATGAATTGAGTGGCGGTATGCAGCAGCGTGTCGGCCTGGCACGGGCGCTGGCTAATGACCCTGAAGTGCTCCTGATGGATGAAGCGTTCAGTGCATTGGACCCGCTCATTCGCCGTGACATGCAGGATGAGCTGTTGGAGCTTCAAGATAAAATGAAGAAAACAATTGTGTTTATCACCCATGATCTGGATGAAGCGTTGCGGATTGGTGACCGGATTGCATTGATGAGAGACGGTGCGGTCGTACAAATCGGTACACCGGAAGAAATTATGATCCAACCGGCTAACTCTTATGTAGCCCGCTTCGTCGAGGATGTGGATCTGTCCAAGGTATTGACGGCTGCTCATGTCATGCTTCGTCCAGAAACCATCACCATGGATCGTGGTCCGCGTGTGGCTCTGGAATTGATGCGGGAGCGTGGGATTTCCAATTTGTTCGTCATTGACCGTACTAAAAAGCTACTAGGTGTTATTAACGCTGAGGATGCTGTTCATGCACTGCGCAATAATTTGAAGATTGAAGATATTTTGATTACTGACGGACCGCAGGTTGCTGCCGAGACTGTCATTAATGATTTGTTTGAAATTACAAGCTCGTCCAAGGTGCCGCTGGCTGTGGTCGATGACAAGCAAAAGCTGCTGGGCGTTATCGTCCGTGGAGCATTGCTCGGCGCACTTGGTGGAGATGTTACCACTACAAAGGAGGTGAATGCCCATGATACCGAAACTGCCAATCGCTGA
- a CDS encoding HlyD family secretion protein — MKAKKYTIYVVLIILIAVGIYALTAFPRSGSSLSADQSSSIPTAYVESDTLNASFKMAGRIDQMLVKEGDQVKKGQVLAHLESRELEDKVKQAQAALLAAKSNVSKAKASVLQAQAGVGQAQATVSAAQAKKSQGTTSVSVTAEASSSQIEQAKAAANAAKAKLDALKSGARPQELEQLQVSVKIAKETLDLTVKNLERAKKLQEAGAATQASLDQATLEHQQAVAKYNAESQKLDMAREGSRKEEITAAEAQYRQALAAVKEAQAGAGKVAVQQEDVKAAQASVEQAQSAVKAAQSTVEQAQSAVAGANAQVAQAEAALQEAQTYLSYTTLYAAEDGIVKSKSLSLGEMASAGFPVYTIETSTQRWAKFYVPETSLNGLQAGDTVQIKLLSGGKELKGKVILLESAADFAIQKPSQSSGDKDVRSFGVKVALPDLAASVPTGSTVLFTGKGAQ, encoded by the coding sequence ATGAAAGCTAAAAAATATACGATTTACGTCGTACTTATTATTTTAATCGCGGTAGGAATTTATGCCTTGACTGCTTTCCCACGGAGTGGGAGCAGCTTGTCTGCGGATCAGTCTTCTTCCATACCTACGGCTTATGTGGAATCGGATACCCTCAATGCCAGCTTTAAAATGGCAGGACGGATTGATCAGATGCTCGTCAAAGAAGGCGATCAGGTTAAAAAGGGGCAGGTGTTAGCCCATCTGGAAAGTCGCGAGTTGGAAGATAAGGTGAAGCAGGCACAGGCGGCGTTGCTGGCAGCTAAGAGTAATGTATCCAAAGCAAAAGCCAGTGTGTTGCAGGCTCAAGCAGGCGTAGGTCAGGCACAGGCTACTGTAAGCGCCGCTCAGGCCAAGAAGAGCCAAGGTACGACATCGGTCAGTGTGACCGCTGAGGCATCCTCCAGCCAGATCGAACAGGCCAAAGCGGCTGCGAACGCCGCCAAGGCAAAACTGGATGCGCTCAAGAGCGGGGCAAGACCGCAGGAGCTTGAGCAATTGCAAGTATCTGTGAAGATAGCCAAGGAAACGCTGGATCTGACTGTTAAAAATCTGGAGCGTGCCAAAAAGCTTCAAGAAGCCGGAGCAGCAACCCAGGCATCTTTGGATCAAGCGACATTGGAACATCAACAGGCAGTGGCCAAGTATAATGCAGAGTCGCAAAAATTGGATATGGCACGGGAGGGAAGCCGCAAGGAGGAAATTACGGCGGCTGAAGCTCAATACCGTCAAGCCTTGGCTGCGGTGAAGGAAGCACAGGCAGGAGCGGGCAAAGTTGCTGTGCAACAGGAAGATGTCAAAGCTGCTCAGGCTTCGGTAGAACAAGCGCAATCTGCTGTGAAGGCGGCGCAATCCACAGTTGAGCAGGCTCAATCTGCGGTTGCAGGTGCCAATGCTCAGGTAGCCCAAGCGGAAGCCGCGCTTCAAGAGGCTCAGACCTATTTGAGCTACACGACGCTATATGCGGCCGAAGATGGAATCGTAAAATCCAAGTCGCTTAGCTTAGGTGAAATGGCTAGCGCAGGATTCCCGGTCTATACCATTGAAACTTCGACACAACGTTGGGCTAAATTCTATGTACCTGAAACGTCTCTGAACGGTCTTCAAGCAGGGGATACTGTCCAAATTAAATTGCTGTCTGGCGGTAAGGAGCTGAAGGGTAAAGTCATTCTGTTAGAATCGGCTGCTGACTTTGCCATTCAAAAACCGAGCCAAAGCTCCGGTGACAAGGATGTCCGTTCCTTCGGTGTTAAAGTAGCATTGCCGGACCTTGCTGCTTCGGTTCCAACAGGCTCCACGGTCCTGTTTACAGGCAAAGGGGCGCAGTAA
- a CDS encoding glycine betaine ABC transporter substrate-binding protein, which yields MIPKLPIAEWIQSIVDWMGIHLAGLFNVISSIIEAVVGFFSGLFMLPHPLVFIVIIGIIAFMIGRVQLTLFTVIGFLLIDNLGYWSETMNTLGLVITSALVSIVIGIPIGIWCAYSKSASRIITPLLDFMQTMPAFVYLLPAVTFFSLGVVPGVIASVIFAIPPTIRMTNLGIMQVSGELIEASDAFGSTSAQKLFKVQLPLALPTLMAGINQTIMLSLSMVVIASMIGAEGIGAVVYRAVTQLQIGKGFEAGLAVVVLAIVLDRFTQNLFKPTQKGKSRVSSKQKVWITSAVTAVILIAGASQYFVGTDHSASGKGNAAANPVGEEVGYKIIGIDAGAGIMKSTAKAIQDYNLSDWKLVEGSGAAMTATLDKAIKAKKPIIITGWTPHWMFNKYDLKYLEDPKKSYGEAEGIHTIARKGLQQDAPIAYEFLKRFKWTPEDMGEMMVAIQAGTSPEQAAQDWAEKHADKVQEWTKGLQPVNGDTFKLSYVAWDSEIASTNLLSYILENKLGYKVTALQVEAGPMWTGVASGDVDASPAAWLPLTHADYWAKYKDKLDDLGANMSGVKTGLVVPAYMDVKSITDLQDNGAEAAPASATTEDFGKEVGYRIVGTDPGAGLMKLTAKAINDYGLSDWKLLESSGAAMTATLDKAIKAKQPIVVTGWTPHWMFNKYDLKYLKDPKKAYGDKEEIHTIARKGLKQDAPVAYEFLSRFKWTAEDMGEVMIAIQDGIAPQQAAKNWADKHPDKVQAWIKGLQPVNGDPLKLSYAAWDSEIASTNVLKYVLEQKLGYKVTALQVEIGPMWTGVAGGSVDATAAAWLPLTHADYWAQYKDKVDDIGTSMTGVMSGLVVPSYVPIDSIEDLKAPQ from the coding sequence ATGATACCGAAACTGCCAATCGCTGAGTGGATTCAATCCATTGTCGACTGGATGGGTATTCATCTGGCTGGATTGTTTAATGTTATTTCTTCTATTATAGAAGCTGTAGTAGGCTTTTTCTCAGGCCTGTTCATGCTTCCGCACCCTCTGGTGTTCATCGTGATCATCGGGATTATCGCCTTTATGATCGGGCGGGTTCAGCTTACGCTGTTTACTGTCATCGGCTTCCTGCTGATTGATAATCTCGGCTATTGGAGTGAAACAATGAATACACTCGGACTGGTCATCACGTCTGCGCTCGTATCCATTGTTATCGGGATTCCCATCGGGATCTGGTGTGCATACAGTAAATCCGCATCCCGCATTATCACGCCTTTACTTGATTTTATGCAGACGATGCCTGCGTTCGTGTACTTGCTCCCAGCGGTTACCTTTTTCAGCCTGGGTGTTGTACCTGGTGTTATCGCATCTGTTATCTTTGCTATCCCCCCAACCATTCGCATGACTAACTTGGGGATTATGCAAGTATCAGGTGAGCTGATCGAAGCCTCAGATGCTTTCGGTTCAACCTCTGCGCAAAAGCTGTTCAAAGTTCAGCTTCCACTGGCATTGCCTACCTTAATGGCTGGTATTAACCAGACGATTATGCTGTCACTGTCCATGGTTGTTATTGCTTCCATGATCGGTGCAGAAGGCATCGGTGCTGTTGTGTACCGTGCTGTGACACAGCTGCAAATCGGTAAAGGTTTTGAAGCCGGCTTAGCTGTTGTCGTTCTGGCTATTGTGCTTGACCGTTTTACGCAAAACCTGTTTAAACCTACGCAAAAAGGCAAAAGCCGCGTATCCAGCAAGCAAAAAGTATGGATTACTTCTGCAGTTACAGCTGTCATTTTGATCGCTGGTGCTTCCCAATATTTTGTTGGTACAGATCATTCCGCATCTGGCAAAGGTAACGCTGCTGCCAACCCGGTTGGCGAAGAAGTCGGTTACAAAATTATCGGTATTGATGCCGGGGCAGGCATTATGAAATCGACTGCCAAAGCAATTCAAGACTACAATTTGTCTGATTGGAAGCTGGTTGAAGGTTCCGGTGCAGCTATGACTGCCACACTGGACAAAGCCATTAAAGCGAAAAAACCGATCATTATTACAGGTTGGACTCCACACTGGATGTTCAACAAGTATGATCTCAAATATTTGGAAGACCCTAAGAAGTCTTATGGTGAAGCCGAGGGGATTCATACGATTGCCCGTAAAGGCTTGCAGCAGGATGCTCCTATCGCTTATGAGTTTCTAAAACGTTTCAAATGGACACCGGAAGATATGGGTGAAATGATGGTTGCCATTCAAGCCGGAACCAGTCCTGAACAAGCTGCCCAGGATTGGGCGGAGAAACATGCCGACAAGGTTCAGGAATGGACTAAAGGACTGCAACCTGTCAATGGCGACACGTTCAAGCTGAGTTATGTCGCTTGGGATTCCGAAATTGCCAGTACGAATTTGCTAAGTTATATTTTGGAGAACAAACTGGGTTACAAAGTAACCGCACTTCAAGTGGAAGCAGGTCCTATGTGGACGGGTGTCGCTAGTGGTGATGTAGATGCTTCACCGGCTGCATGGCTGCCGTTAACACATGCGGATTACTGGGCTAAATACAAGGATAAGCTCGACGATCTTGGGGCTAATATGAGCGGTGTTAAAACCGGATTGGTCGTTCCAGCTTACATGGATGTTAAATCGATTACTGATTTGCAGGATAACGGAGCCGAAGCGGCTCCGGCTTCCGCCACAACCGAGGACTTTGGCAAAGAGGTCGGTTACCGCATTGTCGGTACCGACCCTGGCGCCGGACTAATGAAGCTGACCGCTAAAGCTATTAATGACTATGGCTTATCCGACTGGAAGCTGCTTGAAAGCTCTGGAGCTGCTATGACCGCTACACTGGATAAAGCTATCAAAGCCAAGCAGCCTATCGTCGTAACAGGTTGGACTCCTCACTGGATGTTTAACAAATATGATTTGAAATACTTGAAAGATCCTAAAAAAGCGTACGGTGATAAGGAAGAAATTCATACAATCGCCCGCAAAGGTTTGAAGCAGGATGCTCCTGTGGCTTATGAATTTCTAAGCCGCTTTAAGTGGACTGCTGAAGATATGGGTGAAGTGATGATCGCGATTCAGGACGGTATTGCCCCACAGCAGGCTGCCAAGAACTGGGCTGATAAACATCCTGACAAGGTACAGGCATGGATCAAGGGCCTACAGCCTGTCAACGGTGATCCTTTGAAGCTGAGCTACGCTGCTTGGGATTCTGAAATTGCCAGTACGAACGTATTGAAATATGTATTGGAACAAAAATTGGGCTATAAAGTAACAGCCCTGCAAGTGGAAATCGGCCCGATGTGGACTGGCGTGGCCGGCGGAAGTGTAGATGCTACTGCTGCCGCTTGGCTTCCATTGACGCATGCTGATTATTGGGCTCAATACAAGGATAAGGTGGATGACATCGGAACCAGCATGACTGGCGTTATGTCCGGGCTTGTCGTTCCATCCTATGTACCGATTGATTCTATCGAGGATCTTAAAGCGCCGCAATAA
- a CDS encoding carbohydrate ABC transporter permease has translation MGELNKSMGLGTRSQQQISSKARIRTGSLKIQRLRENALAYTFLAPSLILFAVFMFYPMIKSVYLSLHSTDPAGNVAAYVGLDNFTTLFSSGLFLQGIKVTLLFALLTVPVGILLALVLAALTHSKLRGMRIFQFAFSLPMVLSVGSSAVIWKFLFHPTLGMFNYVLSLLHINPVPWLTSPDWALFSVAMMTIWMNLGFNYIILSSGLQGIPDDMYESAKMDGAGPLVTFWRISLPLLSPTIFFVTVVSIIGAFQSFAQINILTKGGPVNSTNVFVYSIYQEAFVNFRFGTGSAQAIVLFAVILLLTMIQFKWVERKVHYQ, from the coding sequence TTGGGTGAGCTTAACAAATCTATGGGACTGGGGACGAGGAGTCAGCAACAGATTTCGTCTAAAGCCCGCATACGCACGGGTTCGCTAAAAATTCAAAGATTGCGCGAAAACGCGCTGGCGTATACCTTTTTGGCTCCATCGCTTATTTTGTTTGCTGTATTTATGTTTTACCCGATGATCAAGTCCGTATATCTCAGCTTGCATTCTACAGATCCCGCAGGAAACGTTGCAGCTTATGTGGGGTTAGATAATTTTACTACACTTTTCAGCTCGGGACTGTTTCTACAAGGAATTAAGGTCACACTCCTGTTTGCACTGTTAACAGTACCAGTAGGTATTTTATTGGCGCTGGTACTGGCTGCACTTACACACAGTAAATTGCGGGGAATGCGTATCTTCCAGTTTGCCTTTTCGCTGCCGATGGTGTTGTCGGTCGGTTCATCTGCGGTCATTTGGAAATTTCTTTTTCATCCGACACTGGGGATGTTCAACTATGTGCTTTCCCTCCTACATATTAATCCGGTTCCGTGGCTGACCAGCCCGGATTGGGCGCTGTTCTCAGTAGCCATGATGACCATCTGGATGAATCTTGGCTTCAATTACATTATCTTATCGAGCGGACTTCAAGGGATTCCAGATGACATGTATGAAAGTGCCAAAATGGATGGAGCTGGCCCGCTCGTCACGTTCTGGCGTATCTCCCTGCCACTGTTATCACCGACGATCTTTTTTGTAACAGTAGTTTCCATCATTGGAGCCTTCCAGTCTTTTGCTCAAATTAACATTTTGACCAAAGGCGGTCCGGTGAACAGTACGAATGTATTCGTGTATTCCATCTATCAGGAAGCTTTCGTTAATTTCCGGTTTGGAACGGGGAGCGCGCAGGCCATTGTCTTGTTTGCCGTCATTCTGCTGCTCACGATGATTCAGTTCAAATGGGTGGAAAGAAAGGTGCATTACCAATGA
- a CDS encoding carbohydrate ABC transporter permease, translating to MKRHLNSTLLYVLLTIAAALILYPVIYTFFMAVMSPEEASAYPPSFLPHSFHMENFTEVFEIVPIAAFIGNTFLISGLTMIGQLITASLAAYAFAKMDFKGKNFIFSMFVATMMIPWEVTIIPNYLTVRSWNWLDTYQGLTVPFLATAFGTFLLRQFFLQLPKELFEAARMDGCGHIRYFVFHVLPLSRPALGTLAVYSFLNMYNSYLWPLLITNSENMRTVQIGISMLEFQESTSWNLVFAGTALVILPSLLLLIFGLKQLVRGMAAGALKG from the coding sequence ATGAAACGACACCTGAATTCAACATTGCTGTATGTACTGCTTACGATTGCAGCTGCTCTCATTTTGTATCCGGTTATATATACGTTTTTTATGGCAGTCATGTCGCCGGAGGAAGCAAGCGCTTATCCACCAAGCTTTCTTCCGCATTCCTTTCATATGGAGAATTTCACTGAAGTGTTTGAAATTGTTCCGATTGCAGCCTTTATTGGAAATACATTTCTCATTTCGGGTCTGACGATGATTGGGCAGTTGATTACAGCGAGCTTGGCGGCCTACGCCTTTGCCAAAATGGACTTCAAGGGAAAAAACTTCATTTTCAGCATGTTTGTAGCGACGATGATGATCCCTTGGGAAGTGACCATTATTCCAAACTACCTGACGGTACGAAGCTGGAACTGGCTTGATACGTATCAAGGGTTGACGGTTCCTTTTCTGGCGACGGCATTCGGAACATTCCTGTTAAGGCAATTTTTTCTCCAGCTTCCCAAGGAACTGTTTGAGGCGGCTCGTATGGATGGGTGCGGACATATCCGTTACTTTGTGTTCCATGTGCTTCCATTATCGCGCCCTGCGCTTGGAACATTGGCTGTGTATTCGTTCCTGAATATGTACAATTCGTACCTCTGGCCTTTACTGATCACCAATAGTGAGAATATGCGTACGGTACAGATCGGAATATCCATGCTCGAATTTCAGGAATCGACTTCATGGAATTTGGTATTTGCGGGTACGGCCCTTGTCATTTTACCGTCTCTGCTCCTGCTGATCTTTGGACTAAAGCAGTTGGTACGTGGAATGGCAGCGGGTGCGCTTAAAGGCTGA